The genomic window TCGAATTGCCACCGAGGAAGGTGCGACGAAACTTGCGTTAGGACATCATCGAGATGACATAATTGAAACGCTCTTTCTCAATCTGTTTCATGCAGGACAACTGAAAGCCATGCCGCCGAAGCTTTTGAGCGATGACGAACAGCATATTGTCATTCGTCCACTGGCTTATTGTGCTGAGCGAGACATTGAAGCCTACGCCCAACTGCGGCAGTTTCCCATCATTCCCTGCAATCTTTGTGGTTCTCAAGAGAATTTGCAGCGCGTTCAGATTAAGCAAATGCTGCAATCCTGGGAGCAGACTCATCCGGGGCGTATGGAAAGCTTATTGCACAGCCTGCAACATGTCTCACTCTCTCATCTAGCAGATGCCGAATTATTCGACTTCAAAGCGCTCCGTCCACCTCACTCAAATTAGTAATGCAAAATTGGGTTCTACCAGCGATCGCCGCTCTCTGTCTCTGGGGCTTTTGGAGCTTTCTTCCCAAACTGACAACGCAATACCTCGATCCCCAAAGTGCGATCGTTTATGAGGTAATCGGTGGCTTCATTTTAGGCATAGTGACGCTGGCTTCTCTCAACTTTCGTCTGGCGGTTCATCCGATCGGCATTCCTCTGGCAATGGTCACTGGAATTTTGGGCGCAGCCGGAGCCTTTTTCTTTCTAAAAGCCGTTACTCAAGGACCCGTTAGCTTGGTTGCTGCGCTATCCGCCCTCTATCCAGCAGTCACGATTCTACTGGCGAATCTCTTGCTGCACGAAACGATTACGCTCCGTCAGGGAGTTGGGATTGGGTTAGCATTGCTTTCGGTAATTTTGGTAGCGGCTTAATTGAATCGCTGAATTGAACCACTAAATTCAATCAATTGTTGGGTAGTTGCATTCCTGCAAACCTGCTAAATCTCCCAATTCTGAGGAACGCTGAACCAGAAATTTATCCCTGATTTAGCCCTGCCCAATCCACCAATGAACAATCACCCCTCTCCATCGATCGCATATTGCTTCAATTCCGCCAACGACACATATTCCAGCGCAGAAGCATGAGTAGAGGAAAGCACAATCGGCGGCGCAGCGCCGGCATCTAAGGCTTCTTTCCAGCGTGAGGCACATAAGCACCATCGATCGTCTGGCTTGAGTCCGGGGAAGTTAAACATGGGCACAGGGGTAGACAAGTCGTTGCCACGCGATTTGCTGAACACTAAAAATTCTTCGGTAACCTGAGCGCAAACTAAATGTGCTCCATAATCGCCGCCGCCTGTATTACAGCAGCCATCTCGATAAAAGCCTGTCATGGGATCGGTGGAGCAAACGCCGAGCTTTCCGCCCAAAACGTTTCTCGCTTCCGTTCTTGTCTCAGTCATGATAATCTCCTGAGTTCTTTGCAAAACGATCGCCTGTCAGTATGGAGTATAGCGATCTTTCACAGGTTCAGGGATTGAAGACACGATCGCGATTTCTCCAATGCAATACCACTAAGCAATACTGCCCCGCTTCCTCGCCTCTTTGTAAGACGTACCAATATTTTTCAATCCCGATCGAATCATCTGCTGCTCCAGGAGGGCAAAAAACCGGGCACGATCGCCCCCCCGCACGACTGCCTGATTATGTGCCTCTGCCAGCGTCACCGGATAGCCATAGCCCTTCTGTACTTGCATAACAGTGAGGCTCAACGCCGTTTCTAGCAGTTCTGGATCTTCGGCAACCCAGGCAGGAAACTCGACCCGCGCCACTTCTGAGCCAACATTCACGTAGCAGAAATAGATGGTTTGCTCCCCATAAAGCTCCAAAATTTTGGCAGAACTGCGCCAAATTGCGCCGCGTTGTCCAGGTTCAAGCAGCAAACCCCAGAGTGCCGTATCGCGTAAGGGAGCGAAGACCTGACAGGGAGCCTGCTCTGTTGCACCAGGGCAATAGGTCATACAGTCGGGAGCCGGATAAGGGCAGGTGTGCAATCGCAAGAAATTTAACGCCTCACCGCTCCGAGCCGCACTTAAATACCCAACTAATGGAATTCTTCTCGATCGCAGCTCATTCCAGGCAGTCAGCATTGGCGGCAGAATGCAATCACGCGCATCAGCAGGAAGCGGTTCGAGAAACCAGTGAATCAGAGAGCCATCCACCATTGCCAGGGTTGGAACCTGAGTTGTAGGCATTGGGATGGAAAGTTGTCCTTGTGAATCGATCGGGCGGGTAACGCTGAGTGGAGCGGCGGCTTCATCTCCCACTAAATTCACTGCAATTTCTGCTAAAGCTTCTGCCTCAGAAACGGTACGACGATAGCCCATCCACTCTTCGGTGCGAATTCCCCACTGCCGCGAGGCATAGAGGTCTTCAGGACGATAAAACACCTCTGGCAGACTATCCAATATCGGGTGACGGTTTTGTCCGTAGTGCAGCACCACCCGCCCCACATTAATGAGATAGCAATAAGCAATTTCATGATGGCTCGGCGCAATCTGTGATCCATCCGTCGCAAAAACCGTGTGAATCCGAGGCGCAACTGAGATCTCTATGCGAGTATCAAGCGGCTCAACAGGTTCGGCGGCTGCAAAGCCTAATCGATCGCGCCATTGCGTCTGAAGTGCCAGCAGATCAGGTTGTCGATCGCGGGCTTGCTCCAACAATTGCTGTGATAGTTCCAATCGCTGACGGGCAGCAGCGGCTTCTTGAGTCAGGTGTTGACCAATACCCTGCATTTGGCGGGCAAGTTTCATCAGGTCGAGCATGGGGATTTGGGGTCGGGAATGAGGGGTTTGGAGCCAGGAATAGGAGAGGCAAGCAAGTAATACCGACAGGAATACGAATGTTCTTGATTCTACTCTTTCTGGCTTCGAGAGGCATGTTCAACCCTTATGCAGACGTTAGAAATTAGGCAGTGGGATAAGGTGAATTTTGTGAGATCAGATGTGGATGATGGTGATGAGTTCTAAACATAAATCAAAAAAGAAGAAAAAAAAGAATGTTAAACAACAAGCAGTAAACCAACTCGAAAACTTTGGCATTGGCGTTAAAGACATTAGCGCAACAGTTATTAGTGCATTCATTGGTCAAGTCATCACATCTGCGATCGAGCGTCTGACTCGAGAGAATAGCCATGATTCTGTAAACAACAAGGCGGGCATGGTGAGACAGGCTTCAGACAAGCTCATTCACCATCCAATTAGTGATAGTGATGATGAAGTTGACAGTGATGAAATTGACAGCAACCGACCCAATCATCAGAATCCTGTTAGCACTGCCAAACATGCAGCACAAGATAAATTGAACGATGTTAAGCCGCTGATGCAGGATGCGCTAGAAGCGATCAAAGCTGCAATTCAGGAGACAACACCCGGACTATCGGATGCTTTAAGTTCAGCGAAGAACAAAACAGGTGATTCAAAACAGACCGTTAACACACTGGTTCAGGGTGCAATAGATGCCGCTCGGCAGGTCTTAAGCTCCAATACCGATTCGTTTGTCCCTGCTGCGATCGGCAATCTCATGACCAACACGCTTGGCACAATGCAGACAGATCTGCCTGATTCAGCTCAGAAAGATTCGTCTCAGAAAAAAGAAAAATCTGGTAAGAAGAAAGGCAAGAAAAAGAAAAAAGCATAGTTAGAACTGGCGTTTGCTACAGTCTGCGCTCATGCTCTTTCTGTACAATACAGGCGTGATGCTTGGAAGACTTATGCACGGATATATTCCCGCCGATCGCTTTTTTCCTTACCTGACCTGGACTGGAATTCAGGCAATGTCTGACAAAGCAAATGTCGTTTTGCTTCAGCCGATTGGGGCGATCGAACAACATGGTCCACACCTACCGTTGATTGTGGATTCGGCAATCAGTACGGCAGTCGTGGGGAAAGCATTAGAGCAAGTCGATCGATCGATTCCGGCTTATGCGCTGCCGCCGCTCTGCTATGGCAAATCAAACGAACACTGGCACTTCCCCGGTACAATTACGCTCTCTGCCCAAACACTGATTAATTTGCTGATGGAAGTAGGGGAAAGCCTCTATCGATCGGGCTTCCGAAAATGGGCACTGGTGAATGGACATGGCGGACAGCCCCAAATTATGGAGATTGTGGCGCGAGATCTGCATCAAAAATACGAAGATTTTCTCGTCTTTCCCCTGTTTGTTTGGCGCGTGCCCAATATTGCTGCCAACCTCCTCACCCCCAAAGAACTAGAACTGGGCATTCATGCTGGAGATGCAGAAACGAGCCTATTACTATCTCTCTTGCCTGACCAAGTTCATATGGAGGAAGCAGTTGCAGAATACCCCCATGATTTGCCGCAAAACAGCTTGTTGAGCATGGAAGGCAATCTCCCTTTTGCTTGGACAACGCGAGACTTAAGCCAATCCGGAACGCTGGGCGATCCAACTACTGCAACAAAGGAAAAGGGCGATCGAATCTTAGAATCCCTGGTTCAGGGGTGGGTACAAGTGATTGAGAATATTTACCAATTTCAGCAGCCAAAAGCCTGGAAGGGTTAATGGAATTTGGATGTAACTAGGATGTAACCAATATTTTGTCTGCCTGCACTGGAATTCCGCTCCGCTTCGGCTTAAGATTCTTCTAAATTTTTTGTAGAGGAATGAGCAGCCATGTGGGGCAAGATGGGGCAGGCAGCAATAGAACCGATCGAGCGAGATTGGAGTTGGCAAGTTGTGTGGGGTGTAAAGAGTGTTGAAAAGTAGCACACTATATCACTGAGGTTTCAGAAAAACAGCCTACTCCGTATTGTTACTGAGTTTATACTTAAGTAATCTGACCCCGCATTTCTTCGATCATTGGCTCTGTTAAAAGATTCAATAAAGCCAATGAAATGTTTGACTGTCATAGCGAATATTCTGGGTAATTTTTAATACATAGACCAAGCATGACATGTCTTTTCGCAGGGTCAGATCCTATGAAGCAATTTTTTCTAACAAAACTCTTTCCCTCCGTTGCCACCCTTACAGGTCTAGC from Trichocoleus sp. includes these protein-coding regions:
- the ttcA gene encoding tRNA 2-thiocytidine(32) synthetase TtcA, whose product is MTATKPDFRADRAKLIKLQTHLRHQVGKAIQDYAMIEEGDRVMVCLSGGKDSYTLLDILLILQRSAPVKFELLAVNLDQKQPGFPAHVLPEYLETIGVAYRIVEQDTYSIVKQVIPAGKTMCSLCSRLRRGALYRIATEEGATKLALGHHRDDIIETLFLNLFHAGQLKAMPPKLLSDDEQHIVIRPLAYCAERDIEAYAQLRQFPIIPCNLCGSQENLQRVQIKQMLQSWEQTHPGRMESLLHSLQHVSLSHLADAELFDFKALRPPHSN
- a CDS encoding EamA family transporter, whose amino-acid sequence is MQNWVLPAIAALCLWGFWSFLPKLTTQYLDPQSAIVYEVIGGFILGIVTLASLNFRLAVHPIGIPLAMVTGILGAAGAFFFLKAVTQGPVSLVAALSALYPAVTILLANLLLHETITLRQGVGIGLALLSVILVAA
- a CDS encoding DUF2237 domain-containing protein, which encodes MTETRTEARNVLGGKLGVCSTDPMTGFYRDGCCNTGGGDYGAHLVCAQVTEEFLVFSKSRGNDLSTPVPMFNFPGLKPDDRWCLCASRWKEALDAGAAPPIVLSSTHASALEYVSLAELKQYAIDGEG
- a CDS encoding DNA double-strand break repair nuclease NurA → MLDLMKLARQMQGIGQHLTQEAAAARQRLELSQQLLEQARDRQPDLLALQTQWRDRLGFAAAEPVEPLDTRIEISVAPRIHTVFATDGSQIAPSHHEIAYCYLINVGRVVLHYGQNRHPILDSLPEVFYRPEDLYASRQWGIRTEEWMGYRRTVSEAEALAEIAVNLVGDEAAAPLSVTRPIDSQGQLSIPMPTTQVPTLAMVDGSLIHWFLEPLPADARDCILPPMLTAWNELRSRRIPLVGYLSAARSGEALNFLRLHTCPYPAPDCMTYCPGATEQAPCQVFAPLRDTALWGLLLEPGQRGAIWRSSAKILELYGEQTIYFCYVNVGSEVARVEFPAWVAEDPELLETALSLTVMQVQKGYGYPVTLAEAHNQAVVRGGDRARFFALLEQQMIRSGLKNIGTSYKEARKRGSIA
- a CDS encoding creatininase family protein, encoding MLFLYNTGVMLGRLMHGYIPADRFFPYLTWTGIQAMSDKANVVLLQPIGAIEQHGPHLPLIVDSAISTAVVGKALEQVDRSIPAYALPPLCYGKSNEHWHFPGTITLSAQTLINLLMEVGESLYRSGFRKWALVNGHGGQPQIMEIVARDLHQKYEDFLVFPLFVWRVPNIAANLLTPKELELGIHAGDAETSLLLSLLPDQVHMEEAVAEYPHDLPQNSLLSMEGNLPFAWTTRDLSQSGTLGDPTTATKEKGDRILESLVQGWVQVIENIYQFQQPKAWKG